Proteins encoded in a region of the Trichosurus vulpecula isolate mTriVul1 chromosome 9, mTriVul1.pri, whole genome shotgun sequence genome:
- the IP6K2 gene encoding inositol hexakisphosphate kinase 2 isoform X1, which yields MINCLLCEVSFCQDVLIFVRLADEFWASGNIETKEQGKKKKNKTLNSCCTKCVFSYYVKLFSSPPPPPIGVVSVSFEEDEDGNLCLIAYPLKGDHGNLDSIDNSDCEPKNKLLRWANKKTHLLETEKITKEWVRQHRKEEKIKSHKLEEEFEWLKSSEVLYYSLEKKGNVSSQMKHHNPWSMKCHQQQLQRMKENAKHRNQHKFILLENLTSRYQVPCVLDLKMGTRQHGDDASEEKKANQIRKCQQSTSAVIGVRVCGMQVYQTGSGQLMFMNKYHGRKLSVQGFKEALYQFFHNGRYLRRELFEPIIKKLTELKSVLEAQESYRFYSSSLLIIYDGKELPEVAVDSDPEDLEDLSEESSDESAGAYAYKPAISTVDIRMIDFAHTTCRHYGEDSIVHEGQDTGYIFGLQSLIDIITEISDESGE from the exons ATGATAAATTGTCTTCTCTGTGAGGTGTCATTTTGTCAAGATGTTTTGATATTTGTTAGGTTGGCAGATGAGTTTTGGGCCTCTGGCAACATAGAAACTAAGGAAcagggtaagaaaaaaaaaaacaaaacgttAAACTCATGTTGTACGAAGTGTGTTTTTTCCTATTatgttaaattgttttcttctcctcctcctccccccatagGTGTTGTATCAGTAAGCTTTGAAGAGGATGAAGATGGAAACTTATGTTTAATAGCATATCCATTAAAAGGGGACCATGGTAATTTAGACAGTATAGATAATTCAGACTGCGAACCCAAAAATAAGCTCTTAAGGTGGGCTAACAAAAAGACTCATTTACTAGAAACGGAGAAGATCACCAAGGAGTGGGTCCGACAgcacagaaaagaggaaaaaattaaaag TCATAAGTTAGAAGAAGAATTTGAGTGGTTAAAAAGCTCAGAAGTGCTATACTACAGTTTAGAGAAAAAGGGGAATGTGAGCTCACAGATGAAACACCATAACCCTTGGAGTATGAAATGTCACCAGCAGCAGCTACAGCGCatgaaagaaaatgccaaacaTCGGAACCAACACA AATTTATCTTACTGGAAAATTTAACCTCTCGCTACCAAGTACCCTGTGTCCTGGACCTGAAGATGGGAACCCGGCAACACGGAGATGATGCATCAGAGGAGAAGAAAGCTAACCAGATCCGGAAATGCCAGCAGAGCACGTCTGCAGTCATCGGGGTCCGTGTATGTGGGATGCAG gTCTACCAGACAGGGAGTGGCCAGCTCATGTTCATGAACAAATACCACGGGAGAAAGCTCTCTGTCCAGGGGTTCAAGGAAGCCCTCTACCAGTTTTTTCATAATGGCAGGTACCTACGCCGAGAACTCTTTGAGCCTATCATAAAGAAACTGACGGAGCTGAAATCAGTGTTAGAAGCCCAGGAGTCCTACCGATTCTACTCCAGCTCACTGCTTATCATCTATGATGGCAAGGAGCTGCCAGAGGTGGCTGTGGACTCAGATCCCGAGGACCTGGAGGATCTGTCTGAGGAATCATCAGATGAATCAGCAGGAGCCTATGCCTACAAACCAGCCATCAGCACGGTGGATATCCGCATGATAGACTTTGCCCATACTACCTGCAGGCACTATGGAGAGGACAGCATTGTGCATGAAGGCCAGGACACAGGCTACATTTTTGGACTTCAAAGCTTAATAGATATTATTACAGAAATAAGTGATGAGAGTGGGGAATAA
- the IP6K2 gene encoding inositol hexakisphosphate kinase 2 isoform X2 — translation MSPAFGAMEVEHYAKGVLLEPFVHQVGGHSCVLRFNESTICKPLIQREHQFYETLPTEMRKFTPQYKGVVSVSFEEDEDGNLCLIAYPLKGDHGNLDSIDNSDCEPKNKLLRWANKKTHLLETEKITKEWVRQHRKEEKIKSHKLEEEFEWLKSSEVLYYSLEKKGNVSSQMKHHNPWSMKCHQQQLQRMKENAKHRNQHKFILLENLTSRYQVPCVLDLKMGTRQHGDDASEEKKANQIRKCQQSTSAVIGVRVCGMQVYQTGSGQLMFMNKYHGRKLSVQGFKEALYQFFHNGRYLRRELFEPIIKKLTELKSVLEAQESYRFYSSSLLIIYDGKELPEVAVDSDPEDLEDLSEESSDESAGAYAYKPAISTVDIRMIDFAHTTCRHYGEDSIVHEGQDTGYIFGLQSLIDIITEISDESGE, via the exons ATGAGCCCAGCATTCGGAGCTATGGAAGTGGAGCACTATGCCAAGGGAGTTCTGCTGGAACCTTTTGTTCACCAGGTGGGAGGTCACTCCTGTGTCCTCCGGTTTAATGAATCAACCATCTGTAAGCCCCTCATCCAGAGGGAACACCAGTTCTATGAAACCCTCCCGACAGAAATGCGTAAATTTACTCCCCAGTATAAAG GTGTTGTATCAGTAAGCTTTGAAGAGGATGAAGATGGAAACTTATGTTTAATAGCATATCCATTAAAAGGGGACCATGGTAATTTAGACAGTATAGATAATTCAGACTGCGAACCCAAAAATAAGCTCTTAAGGTGGGCTAACAAAAAGACTCATTTACTAGAAACGGAGAAGATCACCAAGGAGTGGGTCCGACAgcacagaaaagaggaaaaaattaaaag TCATAAGTTAGAAGAAGAATTTGAGTGGTTAAAAAGCTCAGAAGTGCTATACTACAGTTTAGAGAAAAAGGGGAATGTGAGCTCACAGATGAAACACCATAACCCTTGGAGTATGAAATGTCACCAGCAGCAGCTACAGCGCatgaaagaaaatgccaaacaTCGGAACCAACACA AATTTATCTTACTGGAAAATTTAACCTCTCGCTACCAAGTACCCTGTGTCCTGGACCTGAAGATGGGAACCCGGCAACACGGAGATGATGCATCAGAGGAGAAGAAAGCTAACCAGATCCGGAAATGCCAGCAGAGCACGTCTGCAGTCATCGGGGTCCGTGTATGTGGGATGCAG gTCTACCAGACAGGGAGTGGCCAGCTCATGTTCATGAACAAATACCACGGGAGAAAGCTCTCTGTCCAGGGGTTCAAGGAAGCCCTCTACCAGTTTTTTCATAATGGCAGGTACCTACGCCGAGAACTCTTTGAGCCTATCATAAAGAAACTGACGGAGCTGAAATCAGTGTTAGAAGCCCAGGAGTCCTACCGATTCTACTCCAGCTCACTGCTTATCATCTATGATGGCAAGGAGCTGCCAGAGGTGGCTGTGGACTCAGATCCCGAGGACCTGGAGGATCTGTCTGAGGAATCATCAGATGAATCAGCAGGAGCCTATGCCTACAAACCAGCCATCAGCACGGTGGATATCCGCATGATAGACTTTGCCCATACTACCTGCAGGCACTATGGAGAGGACAGCATTGTGCATGAAGGCCAGGACACAGGCTACATTTTTGGACTTCAAAGCTTAATAGATATTATTACAGAAATAAGTGATGAGAGTGGGGAATAA